One window of the Benincasa hispida cultivar B227 chromosome 3, ASM972705v1, whole genome shotgun sequence genome contains the following:
- the LOC120073183 gene encoding ricin B-like lectin R40G3, whose product MAFPFHHHHRRDNDNEDGEPRHPPPGYRPLYSDPPPPLVSHIHHTHYGDAPPPPPPSYDAYQSNFPPEPPVPDYGYSSGPPPPVVHHHSHHSHSPTVIHQHSHQSDSPFSNRPTVKVYAKANPNFSLAIRDGKVVLVPSDPYDPAQHWFKDEKYSTRIKDEEGCPCFALVNKATGQALKHSIGATHPVQLIHYDPNVVDESVLWTQSKEFGEGYRAIRMVNNIHLNVDAFHGDKFSGGVHDGTHIVLWKWKEGENQLWKIVPY is encoded by the exons ATGGCCTTCCCCTTTCATCACCACCACCGCCGTGACAACGACAATGAAGACGGCGAGCCTCGTCATCCTCCACCGGGATACAGGCCGCTGTACTCCGATCCACCGCCGCCACTGGTTTCTCACATCCACCACACGCACTACGGCGATGCGCCACCGCCTCCTCCGCCGTCTTACGATGCCTACCAGTCCAATTTCCCTCCGGAACCGCCGGTTCCCGACTACGGATACTCCTCCGGACCGCCGCCTCCGGTCGTGCACCACCACTCTCACCATTCACACTCACCCACGGTTATTCACCAACACTCTCATCAATCCGATTCTCCCTTCTCCAACAGGCCAACGGTCAAGGTCTACGCCAaagcaaaccctaatttctcaCTCGCCATCCGCGACGGCAAAGTTGTCCTCGTCCCTTCCGATCCCTACGATCCCGCTCAA CACTGGTTTAAAGATGAGAAATACAGTACAAGGATTAAAGATGAGGAAGGATGTCCCTGCTTTGCTCTGGTGAACAAGGCCACCGGTCAGGCGCTGAAACATTCCATCGGAGCTACTCATCCG GTTCAGCTGATACATTACGATCCGAATGTGGTGGACGAGTCGGTACTGTGGACACAGAGCAAGGAATTTGGTGAAGGGTATAGAGCAATAAGGATGGTGAATAACATTCACTTGAATGTTGATGCCTTTCATGGCGATAAATTTTCTGGTGGAGTTCATGATGGCACCCACATTGTCCTCTGGAAATGGAAGGAAGGAGAGAACCAACTATGGAAGATCGTTCCCTACT GA